A genomic region of Gadus macrocephalus chromosome 5, ASM3116895v1 contains the following coding sequences:
- the pax1a gene encoding paired box protein Pax-1a isoform X1 codes for MEQTYGEVNQLGGVFVNGRPLPNAIRLRIVELAQLGIRPCDISRQLRVSHGCVSKILARYNETGSILPGAIGGSKPRVTTPNVVKNIREYKQGDPGIFAWEIRDRLLADGVCDKYNVPSVSSISRILRNKIGNLSQPTQYEGGKQGSSHGGLSYNHIYPYSYPNTMSPTGTKMGSPPGVPMTAGHVSLSRAWPSAHTVSNILGIRAFMDHTAMAGAEGYPPKMEDWGSVNRASFPAAHSVNGIDKSAIDADIKYAQPSSTLSSYVPACAYSTSNQYGVYSPAGSYVTPGHHWQTQSHPGSAMSMHAGDIHSTMAFKHQSRDGDRKPSSPISKQQQQQQQQQQQQQQQQQQQQQHDSLNSVHGLSLATSSS; via the exons ATGG AGCAAACCTATGGAGAGGTGAACCAGTTGGGCGGCGTGTTCGTGAACGGACGACCCCTGCCCAATGCAATCCGCTTGAGAATAGTGGAGCTCGCTCAACTTGGAATCAGACCGTGTGATATCAGCAGGCAACTGCGCGTCTCGCACGGCTGTGTGAGTAAGATACTGGCGCGCTATAATGAAACCGGCTCCATTTTACCCGGTGCCATCGGTGGAAGCAAACCACGGGTGACTACGCCAAACGTGgtgaaaaacataagggaataCAAGCAAGGCGACCCGGGGATCTTTGCATGGGAAATCCGTGACCGGCTTCTCGCGGATGGAGTTTGCGACAAGTACAACGTGCCGTCCGTCAGCTCGATCAGCCGGATTTTACGCAACAAGATTGGAAACCTTTCCCAGCCGACCCAATACGAAGGCGGCAAGCAGGGCTCCTCGCATGGCGGCCTCTCATACAACCACATATACCCTTATTCATACCCCAACACCATGTCGCCAACGGGAACCAAGATGGGCAGCCCACCCGGGGTACCGATGACCGCGGGGCACGTCAGCCTGTCCCGGGCCTGGCCCTCGGCGCACACCGTCAGCAACATTCTCGGTATACGGGCTTTTATGGAtcacacag CGATGGCTGGAGCGGAGGGATATCCTCCAAAAATGGAGGACTGGGGAAGTGTCAACCGAGCCTCTTTTCCCGCGGCTCACTCAGTCAACGGAATTGACAAATCGGCCATTGATGCAGACATCAAATATGCACAG CCATCCTCCACATTGTCCAGTTATGTTCCAGCATGCGCGTACTCTACATCGAACCAATATGGCGTTTACAGTCCTGCTGGGAGCTACGTCACCCCTGGCCATCACTGGCAGACGCAGTCCCACCCAGGCAGCGCCATGAGCATGCACGCTGGAGACATCCATTCTACGATGGCGTTCAAGCATCAGTCGAGAGACG GAGACAGAAAACCCTCCAGCCCAATcagcaagcagcagcagcagcagcagcagcagcagcagcagcagcagcagcagcagcagcagcagcagcagcacgacTCGCTGAACAGTGTACACGGACTCAGCCTGGCTACCTCATCATCATAA
- the pax1a gene encoding paired box protein Pax-1a isoform X2, producing the protein MEQTYGEVNQLGGVFVNGRPLPNAIRLRIVELAQLGIRPCDISRQLRVSHGCVSKILARYNETGSILPGAIGGSKPRVTTPNVVKNIREYKQGDPGIFAWEIRDRLLADGVCDKYNVPSVSSISRILRNKIGNLSQPTQYEGGKQGSSHGGLSYNHIYPYSYPNTMSPTGTKMGSPPGVPMTAGHVSLSRAWPSAHTVSNILAMAGAEGYPPKMEDWGSVNRASFPAAHSVNGIDKSAIDADIKYAQPSSTLSSYVPACAYSTSNQYGVYSPAGSYVTPGHHWQTQSHPGSAMSMHAGDIHSTMAFKHQSRDGDRKPSSPISKQQQQQQQQQQQQQQQQQQQQQHDSLNSVHGLSLATSSS; encoded by the exons ATGG AGCAAACCTATGGAGAGGTGAACCAGTTGGGCGGCGTGTTCGTGAACGGACGACCCCTGCCCAATGCAATCCGCTTGAGAATAGTGGAGCTCGCTCAACTTGGAATCAGACCGTGTGATATCAGCAGGCAACTGCGCGTCTCGCACGGCTGTGTGAGTAAGATACTGGCGCGCTATAATGAAACCGGCTCCATTTTACCCGGTGCCATCGGTGGAAGCAAACCACGGGTGACTACGCCAAACGTGgtgaaaaacataagggaataCAAGCAAGGCGACCCGGGGATCTTTGCATGGGAAATCCGTGACCGGCTTCTCGCGGATGGAGTTTGCGACAAGTACAACGTGCCGTCCGTCAGCTCGATCAGCCGGATTTTACGCAACAAGATTGGAAACCTTTCCCAGCCGACCCAATACGAAGGCGGCAAGCAGGGCTCCTCGCATGGCGGCCTCTCATACAACCACATATACCCTTATTCATACCCCAACACCATGTCGCCAACGGGAACCAAGATGGGCAGCCCACCCGGGGTACCGATGACCGCGGGGCACGTCAGCCTGTCCCGGGCCTGGCCCTCGGCGCACACCGTCAGCAACATTCTCG CGATGGCTGGAGCGGAGGGATATCCTCCAAAAATGGAGGACTGGGGAAGTGTCAACCGAGCCTCTTTTCCCGCGGCTCACTCAGTCAACGGAATTGACAAATCGGCCATTGATGCAGACATCAAATATGCACAG CCATCCTCCACATTGTCCAGTTATGTTCCAGCATGCGCGTACTCTACATCGAACCAATATGGCGTTTACAGTCCTGCTGGGAGCTACGTCACCCCTGGCCATCACTGGCAGACGCAGTCCCACCCAGGCAGCGCCATGAGCATGCACGCTGGAGACATCCATTCTACGATGGCGTTCAAGCATCAGTCGAGAGACG GAGACAGAAAACCCTCCAGCCCAATcagcaagcagcagcagcagcagcagcagcagcagcagcagcagcagcagcagcagcagcagcagcagcagcacgacTCGCTGAACAGTGTACACGGACTCAGCCTGGCTACCTCATCATCATAA